The Clostridioides sp. ES-S-0010-02 genome window below encodes:
- a CDS encoding GGDEF domain-containing protein, with product MEDIDSIILDSMFKLTLNEKLLNNDNFFEKRIDEINNSINSYKTEQSSLMLLKLNFLLALLYGIQGFSEKMKKYILISCKYIEQYLPKDYVFLARFYSQIAILSLKNEDVNRADLYIDKFNLICKGSNFLVEEIIFESQLIYIKASKCIDSSIIIKEIEDLYIKVKETNDFNCKKIYFFIIGKIYFLFLDDALIAKMNFLKARKYAELSKDIEVCSLCDIKLGECECSFENYEGARGYFNEVIKNKKYTNVNMIQKYRASNNITKLLIKTKDYSGAINNLAKSEVYLEKFKNQDLKEVEKLDLCINLAMYYAESNEKSFEKSTCYLNRAKSLLNNINNVEEYIIYDLEVIYHQINIYYIFEDYEKSLITSKKLLEKAKEAKNYNYVKEAYKTIHMCFEKIQDYEMSMRYFKMYYELKQMYMKARNRNYIDSLNYRHEHIEKEINNMKKIKLDLDKKKYIDPLTNAYNRAYLNNFLEKQEISEYSSAFMIDVDYFKEYNDTHGHYNGDIALKNITMIIKKYLKEDMSVIRYGGEEFLILSICKDYRKSKVFGKKLCKVVKKFLNDDLTISIGIDTCKNSSIDISEIIENADKALYKAKQTGRNRCLHYYDFKNF from the coding sequence TTGGAAGATATAGATAGTATAATTTTAGATTCAATGTTTAAGCTGACCTTGAATGAAAAACTATTAAATAATGATAACTTTTTTGAAAAAAGAATTGATGAAATTAACAATTCAATTAATTCCTACAAAACTGAACAAAGTAGTTTAATGTTATTAAAATTAAATTTTTTGCTAGCTTTACTGTATGGTATTCAAGGATTTAGTGAAAAAATGAAAAAGTATATTTTGATTTCCTGTAAATATATTGAACAATACTTACCTAAAGATTATGTGTTTTTAGCACGATTTTATTCACAAATAGCCATTTTAAGTTTAAAGAATGAAGATGTAAATAGAGCAGATCTATATATAGATAAATTTAATCTTATTTGTAAGGGGAGCAATTTTTTAGTGGAAGAAATTATCTTTGAATCTCAATTGATTTATATTAAAGCAAGTAAATGTATTGATTCTTCTATAATAATTAAGGAAATAGAAGACTTATATATAAAAGTAAAAGAAACTAATGATTTTAATTGTAAAAAAATATATTTTTTTATAATTGGTAAGATATATTTTTTGTTTTTAGATGATGCATTAATTGCTAAAATGAATTTCTTAAAAGCAAGAAAATATGCAGAGTTATCAAAAGATATAGAAGTATGCTCACTATGCGATATAAAGCTAGGGGAATGTGAATGTTCCTTTGAAAATTATGAAGGAGCAAGAGGATACTTTAATGAAGTAATAAAGAATAAGAAATATACAAACGTAAATATGATTCAAAAGTATAGAGCATCAAATAACATAACTAAATTATTAATAAAAACTAAAGACTATTCAGGTGCTATAAATAATTTAGCAAAATCTGAAGTATATTTGGAAAAATTTAAGAATCAAGATTTAAAAGAAGTAGAAAAATTAGACTTATGTATAAATCTAGCTATGTACTATGCAGAAAGTAATGAAAAATCATTTGAGAAATCAACTTGTTATTTAAATCGGGCTAAAAGTTTATTAAATAACATAAATAATGTAGAAGAGTATATAATATATGATTTAGAAGTGATTTATCATCAGATTAATATATATTATATATTTGAAGATTATGAAAAGTCCTTGATTACAAGCAAAAAACTTCTTGAAAAGGCTAAAGAAGCTAAAAATTATAATTATGTGAAAGAAGCATATAAAACTATACACATGTGTTTTGAGAAGATACAAGATTATGAAATGAGTATGAGATACTTTAAAATGTACTATGAGTTAAAACAGATGTATATGAAAGCTAGGAATAGAAATTATATAGACTCCTTAAATTATAGACATGAGCATATCGAAAAAGAAATAAATAATATGAAAAAAATAAAACTCGATTTAGATAAGAAAAAATACATCGACCCTTTGACAAATGCTTATAATAGAGCATATTTAAATAATTTCTTAGAAAAACAAGAGATTAGTGAGTACAGTTCTGCATTTATGATAGATGTAGATTATTTTAAGGAATACAATGACACTCATGGTCATTATAATGGAGATATTGCTCTTAAAAATATAACTATGATAATAAAAAAATATTTAAAAGAGGACATGTCTGTTATAAGGTATGGAGGAGAGGAATTTTTAATATTGTCTATATGCAAAGATTATAGAAAAAGCAAAGTATTTGGAAAAAAGTTATGTAAGGTTGTAAAAAAATTCTTAAATGATGATTTGACGATTAGTATTGGTATTGATACTTGTAAAAATAGTAGTATAGATATAAGTGAAATAATTGAAAATGCGGATAAAGCCTTATACAAAGCAAAACAAACTGGAAGAAATAGATGTTTGCATTATTATGATTTTAAGAATTTTTAA